From a region of the Candidatus Pantoea bituminis genome:
- the tgt gene encoding tRNA guanosine(34) transglycosylase Tgt has product MKFELDTTDGRARRGRLIFDRGVVETPAFMPVGTYGTVKGMTPEEVQETGAQIILGNTFHLWLRPGQEIMKLHGDLHDFMQWKGPILTDSGGFQVFSLGDIRKITEAGVHFRNPINGDAIFLDPEKSMEIQHDLGSDVVMIFDECTPYPADWDYAKRSMEMSLRWAKRSRDRFDSLGNKNALFGIIQGSVYEDLRDVSVKGLVEIGFDGYAVGGLAVGEPKEDMHRILEHVCPQIPHDKPRYLMGVGKPEDLVEGVRRGVDMFDCVMPTRNARNGHLFVTDGVVKIRNAKHKDDVSPLDAECDCYTCRNYSRAYLHHLDRCNEILGARLNTIHNLRYYQRLMAGLRQAIEEGKLERFVNEFYQRTGKEVPPLTSDNSSMREI; this is encoded by the coding sequence GTGAAATTTGAACTTGATACCACAGACGGGCGCGCGCGCCGTGGCCGTCTGATTTTTGATCGCGGTGTGGTAGAAACCCCGGCGTTTATGCCAGTCGGGACTTACGGCACAGTAAAAGGAATGACGCCGGAAGAAGTGCAAGAAACCGGCGCTCAGATCATTCTGGGCAATACCTTCCATCTCTGGCTGCGTCCGGGTCAGGAGATCATGAAACTGCATGGCGATCTGCACGATTTTATGCAGTGGAAAGGCCCAATCCTGACCGATTCCGGCGGGTTCCAGGTCTTTAGCCTTGGCGACATCCGTAAAATCACGGAAGCGGGTGTTCATTTCCGCAACCCGATCAATGGCGATGCAATTTTCCTCGATCCTGAAAAATCGATGGAGATTCAACATGACCTTGGTTCTGATGTCGTGATGATCTTTGATGAATGTACGCCATATCCTGCTGATTGGGACTACGCCAAGCGTTCAATGGAAATGTCTTTGCGCTGGGCAAAACGCAGCCGCGACCGCTTCGACAGCCTGGGTAATAAAAATGCGCTGTTTGGCATTATTCAGGGATCTGTTTACGAAGATTTACGAGATGTCTCGGTGAAAGGTCTGGTAGAGATTGGCTTTGATGGGTACGCTGTGGGCGGCCTGGCGGTGGGTGAGCCTAAAGAGGACATGCACCGTATTCTTGAGCACGTTTGTCCGCAAATTCCGCACGATAAGCCGCGTTATTTGATGGGCGTCGGCAAGCCTGAAGATTTGGTGGAAGGCGTTCGTCGCGGTGTCGATATGTTCGATTGCGTCATGCCAACGCGTAATGCGCGTAATGGTCATCTGTTTGTGACCGACGGCGTGGTAAAAATTCGTAATGCCAAGCACAAAGATGATGTTTCGCCACTGGATGCAGAGTGTGATTGTTACACTTGTCGCAATTACAGCCGTGCGTACTTGCATCATCTCGATCGTTGTAACGAAATACTGGGCGCGCGACTGAATACTATTCACAATCTGCGCTATTACCAGCGCCTGATGGCGGGTTTACGCCAAGCCATCGAAGAGGGTAAATTAGAGCGCTTTGTTAACGAGTTCTACCAACGGACGGGCAAAGAAGTTCCGCCTTTAACGTCTGACAATTCATCAATGAGGGAAATTTAA
- the phoR gene encoding phosphate regulon sensor histidine kinase PhoR, with translation MLERLSWKRLLSELVLASLPALILGLLFGYLPWLLLLSVLGVLLWHFHNLMRLSHWLWLDRTMTPPTGRASWEPLFYGLYQMQLRNRRRRRELGNLIKRFRSGAESLPDAVILTTEEGTIFWCNGLAQQHLGLRWPEDNGQNILNLLRYPEFSRYIRQRDFDKPLTQVLNNQHHMEFRVMPYSEGQWLLVARDVTQMHQLEGARRNFFANVSHELRTPLTVLQGYLEMMNDAVMNEKSRSKALHTMSEQTRRMDSLVKQLLTLSRIEAAPAIDLKEKVDVPMMLKLLQHEAETLSGGRHEIHFHTDPHLKVFGNDEQLRSAISNLVYNAVNHTPEGTRIDISWLRSRQGAIFKVCDNGPGIAPEHLPRLTERFYRVDKARSRATGGSGLGLAIVKHALSHQNARLEITSIPHQETCFTFTLAPRLIVSIGMQENAVH, from the coding sequence CGTCTCTGCCCGCGCTGATTCTTGGCCTGCTGTTCGGCTACTTGCCGTGGCTACTGCTGCTCAGCGTGTTGGGCGTATTGCTGTGGCATTTCCATAACCTGATGCGTTTATCGCATTGGTTATGGCTGGATCGCACCATGACGCCACCGACCGGGCGCGCCAGCTGGGAACCGTTGTTCTACGGTTTGTATCAAATGCAGCTGCGTAACCGGCGGCGGCGGCGAGAGCTAGGCAATCTGATCAAGCGTTTCCGCAGCGGGGCAGAGTCGCTACCGGACGCCGTTATTCTCACCACCGAAGAGGGCACCATTTTCTGGTGTAACGGCCTGGCGCAGCAGCATCTTGGCTTACGCTGGCCAGAAGATAATGGTCAGAACATCCTGAACCTGCTGCGTTATCCTGAATTCTCCCGCTATATTCGCCAGCGCGATTTTGATAAACCGCTGACGCAAGTGCTGAATAATCAGCATCACATGGAATTCCGCGTCATGCCCTACAGCGAAGGACAATGGCTGCTAGTGGCGCGTGACGTCACGCAAATGCACCAGCTGGAAGGGGCAAGGCGCAACTTCTTTGCCAATGTCAGCCATGAACTGCGCACGCCGTTAACGGTGCTGCAAGGGTATCTGGAGATGATGAACGATGCAGTGATGAACGAAAAGTCGCGGAGCAAAGCGCTGCATACCATGTCGGAGCAAACGCGCCGCATGGACAGTTTAGTGAAACAGCTTCTGACTTTGTCACGCATTGAAGCCGCACCCGCCATTGATCTAAAAGAGAAAGTCGATGTGCCAATGATGTTAAAGCTGCTGCAACATGAGGCTGAAACGCTGAGCGGCGGGCGGCATGAAATTCATTTCCATACCGATCCCCACTTGAAAGTCTTTGGCAACGATGAACAACTGCGCAGTGCCATTTCCAATCTGGTTTACAACGCCGTTAATCATACGCCGGAAGGCACACGCATTGATATCAGCTGGCTGCGCAGCCGGCAGGGCGCAATCTTTAAAGTCTGCGATAACGGGCCAGGTATCGCGCCAGAACATTTGCCGCGTCTGACTGAGCGTTTTTATCGGGTCGATAAAGCCCGCTCGCGAGCAACAGGCGGCAGCGGCTTGGGCTTAGCTATCGTTAAGCATGCGCTGAGCCACCAAAACGCGCGGCTGGAGATCACCAGTATTCCTCATCAGGAAACCTGCTTTACCTTTACGCTGGCACCGAGGTTGATTGTCAGCATCGGGATGCAGGAGAATGCAGTTCATTAA
- the brnQ gene encoding branched-chain amino acid transport system II carrier protein has product MTHRLTPKDILALGFMTFALFVGAGNIIFPPMVGIQSGEHVWIAALGFLITAVGLPVITVVALARVGGGIDALSSPIGKVAGLVLATVCYLAVGPLFATPRTATVSFEIGIAPLTGDGPLPLFIYSLIYFALVIGVSLYPGKLLDTVGHFLAPLKIIALTLLGLAALLWPAGDIIPATVDYQRAAFSSGFVNGYLTMDTLGALVFGIVIVNAARSRGVESAALLTRYTILAGLIAGVGLTLVYLSLFKLGSGSGALVDQNANGAAILHAYVQQTFGGMGSLFLAVLIFVACMVTAVGLTCACAEFFAQHLPLSYKTLVFVLGLFSMVVSNLGLSHLIQISIPVLTAIYPPCIVLVVLSFTLNWWNKNSRIIAPTMLVSLLFGIVDAIKTTEFKALLPAFSQHLPLADQGLSWLPPSLVMLLIAAVVDRVKGREQVSVHS; this is encoded by the coding sequence ATGACACATCGTTTAACTCCGAAAGACATTCTCGCGCTGGGCTTCATGACGTTTGCCCTGTTTGTTGGCGCGGGCAATATTATATTTCCGCCGATGGTTGGTATTCAGTCTGGTGAACATGTCTGGATTGCCGCGCTTGGTTTCCTTATTACCGCTGTAGGTTTGCCGGTGATCACCGTTGTTGCGCTCGCGCGCGTCGGCGGCGGCATTGATGCGCTCAGCTCGCCGATCGGCAAAGTGGCGGGTCTGGTGCTGGCGACCGTGTGCTATCTGGCCGTTGGCCCGCTGTTTGCCACTCCGCGCACCGCAACCGTCTCCTTTGAAATCGGCATTGCGCCGCTGACAGGTGACGGCCCGCTGCCGCTGTTTATCTATAGCCTGATCTATTTTGCCTTAGTGATCGGCGTTTCGCTCTATCCGGGTAAATTGCTGGATACCGTTGGCCATTTCCTCGCACCGCTGAAAATTATAGCGCTGACCTTGCTGGGCCTGGCTGCGCTGCTGTGGCCAGCAGGCGATATCATTCCCGCAACGGTAGATTATCAACGTGCGGCTTTCTCAAGCGGCTTCGTTAATGGTTACTTGACGATGGATACGCTGGGTGCGCTGGTGTTCGGTATTGTTATCGTCAATGCGGCGCGTTCACGTGGCGTAGAAAGCGCTGCCTTACTGACGCGTTACACCATCCTGGCTGGCCTGATTGCCGGTGTTGGCCTGACGCTGGTTTACCTCAGCCTGTTCAAACTGGGTTCAGGAAGCGGTGCGCTGGTTGATCAAAACGCCAACGGTGCGGCTATTCTGCATGCTTATGTCCAGCAGACTTTCGGCGGTATGGGTAGCCTCTTCCTGGCTGTACTGATTTTCGTTGCCTGTATGGTGACAGCCGTTGGCCTGACTTGTGCGTGTGCAGAATTTTTTGCACAACACTTGCCGCTGTCGTATAAAACGCTGGTGTTTGTGCTGGGCCTGTTCTCAATGGTGGTGTCGAATCTTGGTCTTAGCCATTTGATTCAGATTTCGATTCCGGTGCTGACAGCTATTTATCCGCCATGCATCGTGCTGGTCGTGCTGAGCTTCACCCTGAACTGGTGGAACAAAAACAGCCGTATCATCGCGCCGACCATGTTGGTTAGCCTGCTGTTCGGTATTGTTGATGCTATCAAAACCACCGAGTTCAAAGCGCTGCTGCCTGCCTTCAGCCAACACTTGCCGCTGGCAGATCAGGGACTTTCCTGGTTGCCACCGTCGTTAGTGATGCTGCTGATTGCTGCGGTGGTCGATCGGGTGAAAGGGCGCGAACAGGTTAGCGTTCACTCGTAA
- a CDS encoding ACP phosphodiesterase, translated as MNFLAHLHLAQLADSSLLGNLMADFVRGNPHQHWPTPVADGILMHRRLDVMTDSLPEVREARQLFRPETYRVAPITLDVIWDHFLARHWTTFHTTLSLAQFSAIAEKEIMPQLASTPDEFKSLNAVMWRERWFEHYAQPARLERVLHGMASRRPRLAALRDSYQDFVDHYPALEKLFFQFYPRLMALAHQRQL; from the coding sequence ATGAACTTTCTTGCTCATCTTCACCTCGCCCAGCTCGCCGACAGCTCGTTACTCGGCAATCTGATGGCTGATTTCGTTCGCGGAAACCCGCATCAGCACTGGCCAACGCCGGTCGCTGACGGCATTCTTATGCACCGTCGTCTAGACGTCATGACCGATTCGCTGCCAGAAGTCCGTGAAGCGCGTCAGCTGTTTCGCCCCGAAACCTATCGCGTTGCGCCAATTACTCTTGACGTGATTTGGGATCATTTTCTGGCGCGTCACTGGACCACGTTTCATACCACGCTGTCGCTGGCGCAATTTTCTGCCATCGCAGAAAAAGAGATTATGCCGCAGCTGGCGTCCACGCCTGATGAGTTTAAATCGCTAAACGCCGTAATGTGGCGTGAACGCTGGTTTGAGCATTATGCGCAGCCCGCAAGGCTTGAACGTGTGCTGCATGGCATGGCGAGCCGGCGTCCACGCTTAGCTGCCCTGCGCGACTCCTATCAGGATTTTGTCGATCACTATCCGGCGCTAGAGAAACTTTTCTTTCAGTTTTACCCGCGCCTGATGGCGCTGGCACACCAGCGGCAACTTTAG
- a CDS encoding mechanosensitive ion channel family protein, protein MQQHIISWLKEAGLQHYTDTVALLIVLATIILISVITHVILHRTLMPLLRNHAEKSSRQWPKAMIHNRLFSRFVWLMQGVLFKLQTELFLHNSEQVYTAIIVVAQVWMMIFALLMFFSLLDILQQLSSNSALAQQIPVRGIIQTLKLIAAILMIIMVISLLLGKSPGVLITGLGAMTAVLMLVFKDPILGLVAGIQLSANNMLKLNDWLEMPKYGADGAVIDISLTTVKVRNWDNTIVTIPTYALISDSFKNWRGMSESGGRRIKRSIHIDTTSIRFLEQDDVQSLKSALLLSPYLESKTQELISYNAQLGCDLTSPLNGRRLTNVGTFRVWLESWLKTHPQIHKGMTLMVRQLAPGQDGLPVEIYVFTNTTIWQEYENIQSDIFDHVFAVLPTFGLRVHQAPTGNDMRMIGKATA, encoded by the coding sequence ATGCAGCAACATATTATCAGCTGGCTCAAAGAAGCTGGCCTCCAGCATTACACCGATACCGTCGCACTGTTAATTGTGCTGGCGACAATTATTCTGATCTCTGTTATTACCCACGTCATCCTTCATCGCACGCTGATGCCGTTGCTACGTAACCATGCTGAAAAAAGCAGCCGCCAGTGGCCAAAAGCCATGATTCATAATCGCCTGTTCAGCCGTTTTGTCTGGCTGATGCAAGGCGTGTTATTCAAACTGCAAACTGAACTCTTCTTGCATAACAGCGAGCAGGTTTACACCGCCATTATTGTGGTGGCACAAGTCTGGATGATGATTTTTGCGCTGCTGATGTTCTTCTCGCTGCTGGATATTTTGCAGCAGTTAAGCAGCAACAGCGCGCTAGCGCAGCAGATTCCCGTACGCGGCATTATTCAAACTCTGAAGCTTATCGCCGCTATTTTGATGATTATCATGGTGATTTCGCTGCTGTTAGGCAAATCGCCGGGCGTGCTAATCACGGGTTTAGGTGCCATGACCGCGGTGCTGATGCTGGTGTTTAAAGATCCGATTCTGGGATTAGTGGCGGGCATCCAGCTCTCTGCGAATAACATGCTGAAGCTGAATGACTGGCTGGAGATGCCGAAATATGGTGCTGACGGTGCCGTTATCGACATTAGCCTGACCACGGTGAAAGTGCGTAACTGGGATAACACCATTGTTACCATTCCAACCTACGCGTTGATTTCTGATTCGTTCAAAAACTGGCGCGGTATGTCAGAATCAGGCGGACGCCGCATCAAGCGCAGCATTCACATTGATACCACCAGCATCCGCTTTCTCGAGCAGGATGATGTGCAATCGCTGAAAAGCGCGCTTCTGTTGTCACCTTATCTGGAGAGTAAAACGCAGGAATTGATTTCCTATAACGCACAGCTAGGTTGCGATCTCACCTCGCCACTGAATGGTCGTCGTCTGACGAATGTTGGCACCTTCCGAGTCTGGCTTGAAAGCTGGTTGAAAACGCATCCGCAAATTCATAAAGGCATGACGCTAATGGTGCGCCAGCTGGCACCAGGCCAGGACGGTTTGCCGGTGGAAATTTATGTTTTTACCAACACCACGATTTGGCAAGAGTATGAAAATATTCAGTCAGATATTTTTGACCATGTTTTCGCTGTGCTGCCGACCTTCGGTCTGCGCGTTCATCAGGCGCCAACCGGCAATGATATGCGTATGATCGGTAAAGCTACCGCTTAA
- a CDS encoding cobalamin-independent methionine synthase II family protein, whose amino-acid sequence MQQHTAPFRADTVGSFLRPAAIKQAREQFAAGEIDAVELRRVEDEAIRDVVAKQRENGLKVVTDGEFRRAWWHFDFFYGLEGVERYEADQGIQFNGVQTKAHGVKVVGKLGFAHHPMLEHFRFLQSVAGDAVPKMTIPSPSVLHFRGGRKMIDANVYPDLAEYFDDLAQTYKDAIKAFYDAGCRFLQLDDTVWAYLCSEDQKSQIRERGDDPEELARIYARVLNKALEGKPDDLTIGLHVCRGNFRSTWISEGGYEPVAEILFGSVNVDEFFLEYDNERSGGFEPLRFIKPGHQQVVLGLVTTKNGELEDPEQVKARLSEAAKFVSLDQICLSPQCGFASTEEGNSLSEEQQWQKIRLVVEIANQVW is encoded by the coding sequence ATGCAACAACATACAGCCCCGTTCCGTGCCGATACCGTAGGTAGTTTCCTGCGTCCTGCAGCCATTAAACAGGCGCGTGAGCAGTTTGCTGCAGGCGAAATTGATGCAGTTGAACTGCGCCGTGTAGAAGATGAAGCGATTCGCGATGTTGTGGCTAAGCAGCGCGAAAATGGCCTGAAAGTGGTCACTGACGGCGAGTTTCGTCGTGCATGGTGGCACTTCGACTTTTTCTACGGTTTGGAAGGTGTCGAGCGCTATGAAGCGGATCAAGGCATCCAGTTCAACGGCGTGCAGACCAAAGCGCATGGTGTAAAAGTGGTCGGCAAACTGGGTTTTGCTCATCATCCGATGCTGGAACATTTCCGCTTTCTGCAAAGCGTAGCCGGTGACGCAGTGCCGAAAATGACCATCCCAAGCCCGAGCGTGCTGCACTTCCGCGGTGGCCGTAAAATGATTGATGCCAACGTCTATCCCGACTTAGCGGAATACTTTGACGATCTGGCACAGACTTATAAAGACGCCATCAAAGCCTTTTACGACGCGGGCTGTCGTTTTCTGCAGTTGGATGATACCGTTTGGGCATATCTCTGTTCAGAAGATCAGAAAAGCCAAATCCGTGAGCGCGGTGATGATCCTGAAGAGTTGGCGCGTATTTATGCACGCGTCCTAAACAAAGCGTTGGAAGGTAAACCTGACGATTTAACGATCGGACTGCATGTCTGTCGCGGCAACTTCCGTTCAACCTGGATCTCAGAAGGCGGCTATGAGCCAGTGGCTGAAATCTTATTTGGCTCCGTGAATGTTGATGAATTTTTCCTGGAATATGATAACGAGCGTTCTGGTGGTTTTGAGCCGCTGCGTTTTATCAAGCCTGGCCATCAACAAGTGGTGCTTGGCTTAGTCACCACTAAAAACGGCGAGCTGGAAGATCCAGAACAGGTGAAAGCGCGTCTGTCGGAGGCGGCAAAGTTTGTCAGCCTTGATCAGATCTGCCTCAGCCCGCAATGTGGTTTTGCCTCGACTGAAGAAGGCAACAGCCTGAGCGAAGAGCAGCAGTGGCAGAAGATTCGCCTGGTGGTCGAAATCGCTAATCAGGTGTGGTAA
- the yajC gene encoding preprotein translocase subunit YajC, with protein MSFFISDAVAAAGAPSQGSPYSLVIMLVVFGLIFYFMILRPQQKRAKEHKKLMDSISKGDEVLTSGGLVGRVTKVSETGYVSIALNETNEVVVKRDFVAAVLPKGTMKAL; from the coding sequence ATGAGCTTTTTCATTTCTGACGCCGTGGCTGCAGCAGGCGCACCGTCTCAGGGAAGTCCGTATTCTCTGGTGATCATGCTGGTGGTATTTGGCCTGATTTTCTATTTCATGATCCTGCGTCCTCAGCAGAAACGTGCAAAAGAGCACAAGAAGCTGATGGATTCTATCTCTAAGGGTGATGAAGTACTGACCAGCGGTGGTTTAGTGGGCCGCGTGACGAAAGTATCAGAAACCGGTTACGTTTCTATCGCGTTGAATGAAACGAATGAAGTGGTTGTTAAACGTGATTTCGTGGCTGCCGTCCTGCCGAAAGGTACTATGAAGGCGCTGTAA
- the proY gene encoding proline-specific permease ProY, translating into MQETNKLKRGLSTRHIRFMALGSAIGTGLFYGSADAIKMAGPSVLLAYIIGGAVAYIIMRALGEMSVNNPQASSFSRYAQDYLGPLAGYITGWTYCFEILIVAIADVTAFGIYMGVWFPDVPHWIWVLSVVLIIGAVNLMSVKVFGEVEFWFSFFKVATIIVMILAGFGMIIWGLGNGGQPTGIHNLWTNGGFFAHGIVGMLLSLQMVMFAYGGIEIIGITAGEAKDPAISIPRAINSVPMRILVFYVGTLFVIMSIYPWNQVGTSGSPFVLTFQHLGIAAAASILNFVVLTASLSAINSDVFGVGRMLHGMAQQGHAPKIFMKVSARGIPWVTVVVMMFAMLIAVYLNYLMPEKVFLVIASLATFATVWVWIMILLSQIAFRRKIGKEAASKLNFALPGGSWTAGVGVVFLVFIIGLIGYFPDTRISLYVGMVWIVVLLLGYKLVRKQA; encoded by the coding sequence ATGCAAGAAACCAATAAGCTCAAACGCGGACTGAGCACGCGCCATATCCGTTTTATGGCGCTGGGATCGGCGATTGGAACCGGGCTGTTTTACGGTTCTGCTGATGCTATCAAAATGGCGGGACCGAGCGTTTTGCTCGCTTACATTATCGGTGGCGCAGTGGCTTACATCATCATGCGAGCGCTGGGTGAGATGTCGGTGAACAATCCACAGGCCAGCTCTTTTTCTCGCTATGCCCAAGATTATCTTGGCCCTTTAGCCGGGTATATCACCGGCTGGACCTACTGTTTTGAGATCCTGATCGTCGCTATTGCCGATGTCACCGCTTTCGGTATCTACATGGGCGTCTGGTTTCCCGATGTCCCACACTGGATTTGGGTATTGAGTGTGGTACTGATTATCGGTGCCGTGAATCTGATGAGCGTTAAGGTGTTTGGCGAAGTCGAGTTTTGGTTCTCTTTTTTCAAAGTCGCCACCATTATCGTGATGATTTTGGCCGGTTTTGGCATGATTATCTGGGGGCTTGGCAACGGTGGACAGCCCACCGGCATCCACAATCTGTGGACCAATGGCGGCTTCTTCGCTCACGGTATTGTTGGCATGTTGCTGTCGCTACAAATGGTGATGTTTGCCTATGGCGGCATTGAAATTATTGGGATTACAGCGGGTGAAGCCAAAGATCCGGCCATTTCAATTCCCCGTGCTATTAACTCTGTTCCCATGCGTATTCTGGTCTTCTACGTCGGTACGCTGTTTGTCATCATGTCGATTTACCCCTGGAATCAGGTCGGCACTTCCGGGAGCCCATTTGTATTAACCTTCCAGCATCTTGGTATTGCTGCAGCGGCTTCAATCTTGAATTTCGTGGTGTTGACCGCGTCGCTGTCAGCGATTAATAGTGATGTCTTTGGCGTGGGACGCATGCTGCATGGCATGGCACAGCAGGGCCATGCACCGAAGATCTTTATGAAAGTCTCTGCACGCGGTATTCCATGGGTCACGGTGGTGGTCATGATGTTTGCCATGCTGATTGCGGTGTACCTTAATTACCTGATGCCCGAAAAAGTCTTCCTGGTGATTGCTTCACTGGCAACGTTTGCCACGGTTTGGGTATGGATCATGATCCTGCTGTCGCAGATCGCTTTCCGTCGCAAAATCGGTAAAGAAGCGGCCAGCAAACTGAATTTTGCGCTACCCGGTGGTAGCTGGACAGCCGGTGTGGGCGTGGTGTTTTTAGTGTTTATTATCGGCCTGATTGGTTATTTCCCGGATACACGTATCTCGCTGTATGTCGGTATGGTGTGGATCGTTGTACTGCTGCTCGGTTATAAACTGGTGCGTAAGCAGGCTTGA
- the queA gene encoding tRNA preQ1(34) S-adenosylmethionine ribosyltransferase-isomerase QueA yields the protein MRVADFAFELPESLIAHYPQAQRSGCRLLSLDGQSGALTHGVFTDVLDKLNPGDLLVFNNTRVIPARVFGRKASGGKIEMLVERMLDDKRVLAHVRASKAPKPGAELLLGDDESVKATMVARHDALFEIVFEDDRAVLDILNSVGHMPLPPYIDRPDEEADRELYQTVYSERPGAVAAPTAGLHFDEPLLQALKEKGVEMAFVTLHVGAGTFQPVRVETIEEHHMHAEYAEVPQEVVDAVLACKARGNRVVAVGTTSVRSLESAAKASQEALIAPFFDDTQIFIYPGYHYQVIDALITNFHLPESTLIMLVSAFAGYQHTMAAYQAAVAEQYRFFSYGDAMFISKNPQAPQEIVGA from the coding sequence ATGCGTGTCGCCGATTTTGCTTTTGAATTGCCCGAATCTCTTATCGCCCATTACCCGCAGGCGCAGCGCAGCGGTTGCCGTTTGCTGTCGCTGGATGGCCAAAGTGGCGCACTAACGCACGGCGTATTTACGGATGTGCTGGATAAGCTCAACCCCGGTGATCTGCTGGTATTCAACAATACCCGCGTGATTCCTGCACGTGTCTTTGGTCGCAAAGCCAGCGGGGGCAAAATCGAAATGCTGGTAGAGCGCATGCTCGACGACAAGCGCGTGCTGGCACATGTACGCGCCTCAAAAGCGCCTAAACCGGGCGCAGAGTTACTGCTGGGCGATGACGAAAGCGTAAAAGCCACTATGGTGGCACGCCATGATGCGCTGTTTGAGATCGTCTTTGAAGATGACCGCGCCGTGCTGGACATTCTTAACAGCGTCGGGCATATGCCGCTGCCGCCTTATATCGATCGTCCCGATGAAGAGGCAGATCGTGAACTTTATCAAACGGTTTACAGCGAACGTCCGGGTGCGGTAGCAGCGCCAACCGCCGGTTTGCATTTTGACGAACCGCTGCTTCAGGCGCTGAAAGAGAAGGGCGTTGAAATGGCTTTCGTTACGTTACATGTCGGCGCGGGAACCTTCCAGCCGGTGCGCGTTGAAACCATTGAAGAGCATCATATGCACGCCGAATACGCCGAAGTACCGCAAGAAGTGGTAGATGCGGTGCTGGCGTGTAAAGCGCGCGGCAATAGAGTTGTGGCGGTAGGCACGACTTCAGTGCGCTCGTTGGAGAGTGCGGCGAAAGCCAGCCAGGAGGCATTGATTGCCCCTTTCTTTGACGACACCCAAATTTTTATCTATCCGGGCTACCACTATCAGGTGATCGACGCGTTGATCACCAATTTCCATCTGCCCGAATCGACCCTGATTATGCTGGTTTCGGCCTTTGCCGGCTATCAGCACACCATGGCAGCGTATCAAGCTGCTGTGGCTGAGCAATATCGTTTCTTCAGTTATGGCGATGCGATGTTTATCAGCAAAAACCCGCAGGCACCGCAAGAGATCGTCGGCGCCTGA
- a CDS encoding inositol monophosphatase family protein has translation MSSASTSETDARYRYACEIARAAASRAYSWYQQRQKLVVEHKRDLQDVVSEADRNVEDLIKTLIAERYPDDAVIGEESGGNTQGATYVWVVDPIDGTACFINGLHNWCVSLAVLCEGEAVIGVVCDPNHQELFHARQGQGAWMNETRIHAHNAQHLNEGLLGLSNSSRVPSESVTSLITGLTAQGGMFIRIGSGALTSAWAAAGRLIGYYEAHMNPWDSLPGIVLMREAGGVTNDYLRNDGLKKGNPVLLANAAIYQQIKALVDNSALLD, from the coding sequence ATGTCATCCGCTTCGACTTCTGAAACAGACGCGCGCTACCGTTATGCCTGCGAAATTGCCCGTGCGGCTGCCAGCCGTGCTTATTCCTGGTATCAACAGCGCCAAAAATTAGTGGTGGAACACAAGAGGGATCTCCAGGACGTCGTCAGCGAAGCCGACCGCAACGTGGAAGACCTGATCAAAACGCTGATCGCTGAACGTTACCCGGACGACGCGGTGATCGGCGAAGAAAGTGGCGGTAATACGCAAGGTGCCACCTATGTTTGGGTGGTTGATCCCATTGATGGTACCGCCTGTTTCATTAATGGGCTGCATAACTGGTGCGTTTCGCTGGCCGTGTTATGCGAAGGCGAAGCGGTGATCGGTGTGGTGTGCGATCCCAATCATCAGGAGCTGTTTCATGCCCGTCAGGGACAAGGTGCATGGATGAATGAAACCCGGATTCATGCTCATAACGCCCAGCATTTAAATGAAGGTTTACTCGGTTTAAGTAATTCCAGCCGCGTTCCCTCAGAAAGCGTCACCTCGCTAATTACGGGGTTAACCGCTCAGGGTGGAATGTTTATTCGCATCGGCTCTGGCGCTTTAACCAGTGCCTGGGCGGCTGCAGGACGGCTAATCGGCTATTACGAAGCGCACATGAATCCATGGGATAGCTTGCCAGGTATCGTTTTAATGCGTGAAGCAGGCGGTGTGACCAATGATTATTTGCGCAACGACGGGCTGAAAAAGGGTAATCCAGTATTGTTAGCCAATGCGGCTATTTATCAGCAAATCAAAGCATTGGTCGATAATAGCGCCCTGCTCGACTAA